The following proteins come from a genomic window of Streptomyces liliiviolaceus:
- a CDS encoding mandelate racemase/muconate lactonizing enzyme family protein yields the protein MKITNVYEGVVPISSSIRNAWIDFSSMDCSIVAIESDVIRDGKPVVGYGFNSNGRYSAGEILRRRILPRLTDADPGSLLDEQGGLDPARAWDLMMRNEKPGGHGERSVAVGVVDMALFDLASKIEGKPLYRYLSERHGDGQPDDSVFVYAAGGYYAPGKTLTDLQDEMRGFLDLGYDVVKMKIGGADLAEDLRRIEAVIDVLDGDGSRLAVDVNGRFDLTTALEYGRAIAPYGLFWYEEIGDPLDYHLNATVSEHYAGAIATGENLFSLQDARNLIRYGGMRPDRDTIQVDPALSYGLTEYLRIQDMLRQHGWSSRRCVPHGGHQFSLHIAAALKLGGNESYPGEFQPTGGFADDAVVERSRVGLTDIPGIGFEGKAAFYKVLRDLHG from the coding sequence GTGAAGATCACCAACGTCTACGAGGGCGTCGTCCCGATCAGCTCCTCGATCCGCAACGCGTGGATCGACTTCAGCTCCATGGACTGCTCGATCGTGGCGATCGAGAGCGATGTCATCCGTGACGGCAAGCCGGTCGTGGGCTACGGCTTCAACTCCAACGGCCGCTACAGCGCGGGCGAGATCCTGCGCCGCCGCATCCTTCCGCGACTGACGGACGCCGACCCCGGCAGCCTGCTGGACGAGCAGGGCGGCCTTGACCCCGCCAGGGCGTGGGACCTGATGATGCGCAACGAGAAGCCCGGCGGGCACGGTGAGCGCTCGGTCGCGGTCGGTGTGGTGGACATGGCCCTGTTCGACCTGGCGTCGAAGATCGAGGGCAAGCCGCTGTACCGGTACCTCTCCGAGCGCCACGGCGACGGGCAGCCCGACGACTCGGTGTTCGTCTACGCCGCCGGCGGCTACTACGCGCCGGGCAAGACCCTCACCGATCTCCAGGACGAGATGCGCGGCTTCCTCGACCTCGGCTACGACGTCGTCAAGATGAAGATCGGCGGCGCCGACCTGGCCGAGGACCTCCGCCGGATCGAGGCCGTCATCGACGTCCTGGACGGGGACGGCTCCCGGCTGGCCGTCGACGTCAACGGCCGCTTCGACCTCACCACCGCCCTGGAGTACGGGCGGGCCATCGCGCCCTACGGCCTGTTCTGGTACGAGGAGATCGGCGACCCGCTCGACTACCACCTCAACGCCACGGTGTCCGAGCACTACGCGGGCGCGATCGCCACCGGCGAGAACCTCTTCTCCCTCCAGGACGCCCGCAACCTGATCCGCTACGGCGGCATGCGCCCCGACCGCGACACCATCCAGGTCGACCCCGCGCTGTCCTACGGCCTCACCGAGTACCTGCGCATCCAGGACATGCTCCGGCAGCACGGCTGGTCCTCGCGGCGCTGCGTCCCGCACGGCGGACACCAGTTCTCGCTGCACATCGCCGCCGCCCTCAAGCTCGGCGGCAACGAGTCCTACCCGGGCGAGTTCCAGCCCACCGGCGGCTTCGCCGACGACGCCGTCGTCGAGAGGAGCCGCGTCGGCCTCACCGACATCCCCGGCATCGGCTTCGAGGGCAAGGCCGCGTTCTACAAGGTGCTGCGCGACCTGCACGGCTGA
- a CDS encoding winged helix-turn-helix domain-containing protein, whose amino-acid sequence MRVLVLEDDPDLGPVVAARLRDAGFAVDLARTLAEADLKLAVNGYDCVVADRSVPDGDSLTLLAAHRRKGSALPFLLLTALDAVSDRVAGFEHGADDYLVKPFAFAELVVRVRALCRREQPARLPVLRAGDLEVDLPRRRVSRAGVLLSLSAKEFAVLEVLMLRAGQVVTRTELIESCWDEASEPMSNVVDVLIGQLRRRLGPPDPIGTVRGVGYRLDDTGRERATGART is encoded by the coding sequence ATGCGCGTACTGGTCCTGGAGGACGATCCCGACCTGGGGCCCGTGGTCGCGGCCCGGCTGCGCGACGCGGGGTTCGCCGTGGACCTCGCACGGACGCTGGCGGAGGCCGACCTCAAACTCGCGGTCAACGGCTACGACTGTGTCGTGGCCGACCGCTCGGTCCCGGACGGCGACTCGCTCACCCTGCTCGCCGCGCACCGGCGCAAGGGTTCGGCGCTGCCCTTCCTGCTGCTGACGGCGCTCGACGCGGTGAGCGACCGGGTGGCCGGCTTCGAGCACGGCGCGGACGACTACCTGGTCAAGCCCTTCGCCTTCGCCGAACTGGTCGTACGGGTGCGTGCGCTGTGCCGCAGGGAGCAGCCGGCGCGGTTGCCGGTCCTGCGGGCGGGTGACCTTGAGGTGGATCTGCCCAGGCGCCGCGTGTCCCGTGCCGGGGTGCTGCTCAGTCTCTCCGCCAAGGAGTTCGCGGTGCTGGAGGTACTGATGCTGCGCGCGGGGCAGGTGGTGACGCGCACCGAGCTGATCGAGAGCTGCTGGGACGAGGCGAGCGAGCCGATGTCCAACGTGGTGGACGTCCTGATCGGCCAGCTGCGACGCCGGCTCGGACCGCCCGACCCGATCGGGACGGTACGCGGCGTCGGCTACCGGCTGGACGACACCGGCCGGGAACGGGCCACAGGGGCGCGGACGTGA
- a CDS encoding GntR family transcriptional regulator: MTGTNLFVSKSDLAYAELRDQILSGTLSAGTRLAQYDLAASLGMSITPLREAIRRLSSEGLVTVETHRDVRVSVMNSQEARQLFEVRLSLDPTAAELAARRRTDEDIATMRAAVGNLLPVTRQWGEEGLTAHRAFHQALYRASHNDVLIRLLDDLWDKSDRYRRLGLDLPPGDEPRTRDLQEHHQLVDLVEAGRADDAARLMRDHITHSLTATAISALEDREGVSTT, encoded by the coding sequence ATGACCGGCACGAACCTGTTCGTCAGCAAGAGCGATCTCGCCTACGCGGAACTCCGCGACCAGATCCTCTCCGGCACCCTCTCCGCGGGCACGCGACTCGCGCAGTACGACCTCGCCGCGTCCCTCGGCATGAGCATCACGCCCCTGCGCGAGGCGATCCGCCGCCTCAGCAGCGAGGGGCTGGTCACGGTCGAGACCCACCGTGACGTCCGGGTCTCCGTCATGAACTCTCAGGAGGCACGACAGCTCTTCGAGGTCCGCCTCTCACTCGATCCCACCGCCGCCGAACTCGCGGCACGGCGGCGCACCGACGAGGACATCGCCACCATGCGGGCCGCCGTCGGAAACCTCCTGCCCGTCACCCGCCAGTGGGGCGAGGAAGGGCTCACGGCCCACCGCGCCTTCCACCAGGCCCTGTACCGGGCCTCCCACAACGACGTCCTCATCCGTCTCCTGGACGACCTGTGGGACAAGTCCGACCGCTACCGCCGCCTGGGTCTCGACCTCCCGCCCGGCGACGAACCCCGCACCCGGGACCTGCAGGAGCACCACCAACTCGTCGACCTCGTCGAGGCCGGCCGGGCCGACGACGCCGCCCGGCTGATGCGCGATCACATCACGCACAGCCTCACGGCCACGGCGATCAGCGCCCTCGAAGACCGTGAGGGCGTCAGCACCACGTGA
- a CDS encoding sensor histidine kinase: MIRPRRPAATPSTPSTPSTSTSSTSSASPAVARLRRTRRSMTLLFAGTTAACLVVLATVAVRIDAESRRSGLDHEVGSRAVGLSRAVWFDDGALHLEPLREDELARSAEVLAVLEIAPGESPSVWNVVPARTALPEEDWLDHVWRNVLEEQETVSVSAPSEEGERLRWAAAPVWDGDRIGAAVLVGTALARSEHDHDLLVRWLALGCTALVCCAAAVGHLLSGRAMRPALVALGRQEQFLAEAAHELRTPLATLRLVAERDGSSDQTLRMVDRLSRLVTGLLARARTEAGTQRVELVPLRLDQLVETTVEELPEHGSVTVGSEPVVVLGDPDLLAQAVRNLVENAQRHGGPAGSPVEVTVAPGLVRVRDHGPGVPLADRERVFARGVTGAHGTGSAPTAMSGPGTVPSPETAAVPGTGAGLAIVRWVAELHHGTAQLTDAPGGGLLAELRLPEHPPRTPAAP, encoded by the coding sequence GTGATACGCCCGCGCCGCCCGGCGGCCACGCCCTCCACGCCCTCCACGCCCTCCACCTCCACCTCCTCCACTTCCTCCGCGTCGCCCGCCGTCGCCCGGCTCCGGCGCACCCGCCGGTCCATGACGCTGCTGTTCGCCGGGACGACCGCGGCCTGTCTCGTCGTCCTCGCCACCGTCGCCGTCCGCATCGACGCCGAGTCCCGCCGGTCCGGCCTCGACCACGAGGTCGGCAGCCGGGCGGTCGGTCTGTCGCGGGCGGTCTGGTTCGACGACGGGGCGTTGCACCTGGAGCCGCTGCGCGAGGACGAACTCGCCCGGAGCGCCGAGGTGTTGGCCGTCCTGGAGATCGCTCCGGGAGAGTCGCCGTCGGTGTGGAACGTCGTTCCCGCCCGAACGGCGCTCCCCGAGGAGGACTGGCTCGACCATGTCTGGCGGAACGTCCTGGAGGAGCAGGAGACCGTCTCCGTCAGCGCCCCCTCCGAGGAGGGCGAGCGGCTGAGGTGGGCCGCGGCTCCCGTCTGGGACGGCGACCGGATCGGCGCGGCCGTGCTGGTCGGCACGGCACTGGCGCGCAGCGAACACGATCACGACCTCCTCGTCCGCTGGCTCGCCCTCGGCTGTACGGCGCTGGTGTGCTGCGCGGCGGCCGTCGGCCATCTGCTGTCCGGCCGGGCCATGCGTCCCGCTCTCGTCGCGCTGGGCCGGCAGGAGCAGTTCCTGGCCGAGGCGGCGCACGAACTGCGGACACCGCTGGCGACCTTGCGGCTGGTGGCGGAGCGGGACGGTTCCTCCGACCAGACGCTGCGGATGGTGGACCGGCTGAGCCGGCTGGTCACCGGCCTGCTGGCCCGGGCCCGTACGGAGGCCGGTACGCAGCGGGTCGAGCTGGTGCCCCTGCGCCTCGACCAGTTGGTGGAGACCACGGTGGAGGAGCTGCCGGAGCACGGGAGCGTGACGGTCGGCTCCGAACCGGTGGTCGTGCTCGGAGATCCCGATCTGCTGGCCCAGGCGGTACGGAACCTGGTGGAGAACGCTCAGCGGCACGGGGGTCCGGCCGGGTCGCCGGTGGAGGTCACCGTCGCTCCGGGGCTCGTGCGGGTGCGCGACCACGGACCGGGCGTGCCTCTCGCGGACCGGGAGCGGGTCTTCGCGCGGGGCGTCACCGGGGCTCACGGAACCGGGTCGGCACCAACTGCCATGAGCGGACCTGGAACCGTGCCCTCCCCGGAAACAGCGGCCGTCCCGGGCACGGGCGCCGGCCTCGCCATCGTCCGCTGGGTCGCCGAGTTGCACCACGGCACCGCCCAACTCACGGACGCACCCGGCGGCGGCCTGCTCGCCGAACTCCGGCTGCCGGAACACCCGCCCCGGACGCCCGCGGCCCCGTAA
- the cbiE gene encoding precorrin-6y C5,15-methyltransferase (decarboxylating) subunit CbiE: MIPARPAPQPAVTVVGIGADGWEGLPGPSRTALRDAEVLIGGARQLDLLPPECPGERITWPSPLRPAVPGLLAAHSGRRIAVLASGDPMFYGIGRALTEVFDEVHDKELGELRVLPHPSSVSHAAARLGWPVEDVEVVTLVGRPAARLAAALHDGRRLLVLSADATTPAEVAALLRDRGFGPSRMRVLEQLGGAKERTTAEATADDWAHPSGDALNIVAVECRRAPDALRLGAVPGLPDEAYEHDGQLTKRHIRAATLGALAPAPGELLWDIGGGSGSIAIEWMRTHPSCRAVTVERDPVRAERITRNADRLGVPGLRVVTGAAPAVLVELPPPDAVFIGGGLTAPGLLDACWEALPAGGRLVANTVTLESEALLAEAYRRHGGELVRLAVAHAVPVGGFTGWRQAMPVTQWAVQKPLRTPVRKTSDPSAAADDPAGADR; encoded by the coding sequence GTGATCCCCGCGCGACCTGCACCGCAGCCCGCCGTCACCGTCGTCGGGATCGGGGCCGACGGCTGGGAAGGCCTGCCGGGCCCCTCCCGTACGGCACTTCGCGACGCCGAGGTCCTGATCGGGGGAGCGCGCCAACTGGACCTGCTGCCGCCGGAGTGCCCGGGGGAACGGATCACCTGGCCCTCGCCCCTGCGCCCCGCCGTCCCCGGCCTCCTCGCCGCGCACTCCGGCCGCCGGATCGCCGTGCTGGCCAGCGGCGACCCGATGTTCTACGGCATCGGACGCGCCCTCACCGAGGTGTTCGACGAGGTGCACGACAAGGAACTCGGCGAACTGCGCGTCCTGCCGCACCCCTCCTCCGTCTCCCACGCCGCCGCCCGCCTCGGCTGGCCCGTGGAGGACGTCGAGGTCGTCACCCTCGTCGGCCGGCCCGCCGCCCGCCTGGCCGCCGCTCTGCACGACGGCCGACGGCTCCTCGTGCTCAGCGCGGACGCCACCACCCCCGCCGAGGTCGCCGCCCTGCTGCGCGACCGCGGCTTCGGCCCCAGCCGCATGCGGGTGCTGGAACAACTCGGCGGCGCGAAGGAACGTACGACCGCCGAGGCGACCGCCGACGACTGGGCGCACCCGTCGGGCGACGCCCTCAACATCGTCGCCGTCGAGTGCCGACGGGCCCCGGACGCCCTGCGGCTCGGCGCCGTGCCGGGCCTGCCGGACGAGGCGTACGAGCACGATGGACAGCTCACCAAGCGGCACATCCGCGCCGCCACGCTCGGCGCGCTCGCCCCCGCCCCCGGCGAGCTGCTGTGGGACATCGGCGGCGGCTCGGGCTCGATCGCGATCGAGTGGATGCGTACGCACCCCTCGTGCCGGGCGGTCACCGTCGAACGCGACCCGGTACGGGCCGAGCGGATCACCCGCAACGCCGACCGGCTCGGCGTGCCGGGGCTGCGGGTCGTCACCGGTGCCGCGCCCGCCGTCCTGGTCGAACTCCCGCCGCCCGACGCCGTGTTCATCGGCGGTGGGCTCACCGCGCCCGGCCTGCTCGACGCGTGCTGGGAGGCGCTGCCCGCCGGCGGACGGCTGGTCGCCAACACCGTGACCCTGGAGTCGGAGGCACTGCTCGCCGAGGCCTACCGGCGCCACGGAGGGGAGCTGGTACGGCTCGCGGTGGCGCACGCCGTACCGGTGGGCGGTTTCACCGGCTGGCGGCAGGCGATGCCGGTGACCCAGTGGGCCGTACAGAAACCTCTCCGGACGCCCGTTCGGAAGACGTCCGACCCGTCCGCCGCAGCCGACGACCCCGCAGGAGCAGACAGATGA
- a CDS encoding cation:dicarboxylate symporter family transporter: MTSTTAADRPQRSRLNRLIRELWFQVVLAAVLGIAVGVLAPGLGEDLKPLNDWFIALVKMIVIPVVFCVVTTGIASMDNLRKAGRIGVKAIGYFLVLSLVSMLIGLVVANIFQPGSGLHVDASSLNAEDVPETATEHATFTGFVSSLIPASLLGAITGDAILAALMVSIVFGVALNMAGEEGAPLTRGIKALSDVVFRIVGWVMRLAPLGTFGALATVVATYGAESLKQLGYLIILFTATCVVYVLVVLGAIMRACRLSLFGLMRFLKAELLIALSTCSSEAVLPQLVRKLETLGIGRPVVGIVIPSGFSFNLDGSAVYLTMASLFLAQAMGIDLSWQQQLIMVGVMMLTSKGTAGIAGGAFIVLASTVTAVGHIPLAALSLIVGIDRILNEGRVFINVLGNAVATIVIGKWEKDLDIDKARSILNSRTAQGPSAGAGSDAGSGADKVPADV, translated from the coding sequence ATGACATCCACCACTGCCGCAGACCGCCCGCAGCGGTCACGGCTGAACCGTCTGATACGTGAACTGTGGTTCCAGGTCGTGCTGGCCGCGGTCCTGGGCATCGCCGTCGGCGTCCTCGCCCCCGGGCTCGGTGAGGATCTCAAGCCGCTCAACGACTGGTTCATCGCCCTGGTCAAGATGATCGTGATCCCGGTCGTGTTCTGCGTGGTGACCACGGGCATCGCCTCCATGGACAACCTGCGCAAGGCGGGCCGGATCGGGGTGAAGGCGATCGGCTACTTCCTGGTGCTGTCCCTGGTGTCCATGCTGATCGGGCTGGTGGTGGCCAACATCTTCCAGCCCGGCTCCGGGCTCCACGTCGACGCCTCGTCGCTGAACGCCGAGGACGTGCCCGAGACCGCCACCGAGCACGCCACCTTCACCGGGTTCGTCTCCTCCCTGATCCCCGCCTCCCTGCTGGGCGCGATCACCGGAGACGCGATCCTGGCGGCGCTGATGGTCTCGATCGTCTTCGGCGTGGCCCTGAACATGGCCGGTGAGGAGGGGGCGCCGCTGACCCGCGGCATCAAGGCACTGTCGGACGTCGTGTTCCGGATCGTCGGCTGGGTCATGCGGCTGGCACCGCTGGGCACCTTCGGCGCGCTGGCCACGGTGGTCGCCACCTACGGCGCCGAGAGCCTCAAACAGCTCGGCTACCTGATCATCCTGTTCACCGCGACCTGCGTCGTGTACGTCCTGGTCGTGCTCGGCGCCATCATGCGGGCCTGCCGCCTGAGCCTGTTCGGCCTCATGCGTTTCCTCAAGGCCGAACTGCTCATCGCCCTGAGCACCTGTTCCAGCGAAGCGGTCCTGCCGCAGCTGGTGCGCAAGCTGGAGACCCTCGGCATCGGACGGCCCGTGGTCGGCATCGTCATCCCCTCCGGGTTCTCCTTCAACCTGGACGGTTCCGCCGTCTACCTCACGATGGCCTCGCTGTTCCTGGCGCAGGCCATGGGCATCGATCTGTCGTGGCAGCAGCAGCTGATCATGGTGGGCGTCATGATGCTCACCAGTAAGGGCACCGCGGGCATCGCGGGCGGGGCGTTCATCGTGCTCGCGAGCACCGTCACCGCGGTGGGCCACATCCCGCTCGCCGCCCTGTCACTGATCGTCGGCATCGACCGCATCCTCAACGAGGGCCGCGTCTTCATCAACGTCCTGGGCAACGCGGTCGCCACCATCGTGATCGGCAAGTGGGAGAAGGACCTCGACATCGACAAGGCCCGCTCGATCCTCAACTCCCGTACCGCACAGGGCCCGTCGGCCGGCGCCGGGAGCGACGCGGGATCCGGCGCGGACAAGGTCCCCGCCGACGTCTGA